GGTACTATTTCTACCGTTGTTATCATTGCTGCCAGTATTGCTGGTGCGATGGGGCTGGCGGGTTGGGGTGGATTGTATCTCACCGGGCCTTCTGCCGGTGCGCCGACTATGATTCTGACACTCGCAGTAGCTGACTGTATTCATATATTAAGCACCATGTTCTTCGAAATGCGTCAGGGTGTGGAGAAGAAAAAGGCACTGATGGATAGTCTGCGGATTAACTTTCAGCCGATTATGCTAACCAGCGTGACGACGGCGATCGGTTTCCTGAGTATGAATTTCTCGGATTCACCCCCCTTTCGTGACCTGGGAAATATCGTGGCCGTTGGTGTAATGCTGGCGTTCATATTGTCGGTAACGCTGTTCCCGGCGTTGCTGATGGTGCTGCCTATCAAGGTTAAGGTACGTACTGAAGAAGACAGTGACTATATGCGTTCGCTGGCGGGATTTGTCACCGGTAAGCGTAAGCTGCTGCTGCCGTTAATGAGCGTGATAATGATCTGCCTGATCGCCTTCTTGCCGCAAAATAAGCTGAATGATGATTTCGTAAAGTATTTTGATACTTCAGTGCCATTCCGTCAGGCGACTGATTTTATGCAGGATAATTTATCGGGTATGACGCAGTTGGAAATCTCGGTTAATAGCGGTGAATCCAGTGGAATAAATGATCCAGCTTATCTTGCTACGCTGGGAAAGTTTACCGAATGGCTACGGGTGCAACCTGAGACCGATCATGTCAATACAATCACTGACACCCTGATGCGGTTGAATAAGAACATGCATGCTGATGATGCCGAGTATTATCGCCTGCCGAAGGATCGTGAATTGTCCGCGCAGTATCTGCTGCTATATGAGATGTCGTTGCCTTACGGGTTGGACCTGAATAATCAGCTGAATGTGGACAAATCATCGACCCGGCTCGTCGGTACCTTTAAAAACATGACCAGTAATGAACTGGTGTTACTTGAAACACGGATTCAGGATTGGTTTGTCGACAATGCGCCAGGGCTGGAAGCTCAGGTGACCGGTCCTAATCTGATGTTTGCTCATATCAGTCAACGTAACATTATCAGTATGCTGTCCGGTATTGCGATGGCACTGGTGTTGATCTCAGTGTTACTGGGGTTTGCGTTACGCTCGGTACGCTTTGGTCTCATCAGTTTAATTCCTAACCTGGCACCAGCTGCCATGGGATTTGGCATGTGGTATCTGATTGATGGTCAGGTAGGTTTGGGACTGTCTGTTGTAGCAGGTATGACATTGGGTATTGTCGTAGATGATACAGTGCACTTTCTAAGTAAATACCTGCATGCTCGTCGAGAAAGAAATGCCGACAGTGTTGCAGCCGTACAATATGCCTTTGGCAGTGTTGGGCGGGCGTTGTGGATCACTACATTTGTGCTGGTAGCTGGCTTTATGGTGCTGGCGCAATCAAGTTTTAAAATCAATGCGGACATGGGCTTTCTCACCGCCGTGACAATTTTGATCGCATTGATTGTTGATTTCCTGTTTCTGCCGCCATTGTTAATGAAGCTGGATGGCAGTAAAAAAGAGACAAAGATTGCCGTTGAGCAAGGAGAATCTAATGAAGTTAAGTAATTCTATTAATATATTTCTGGCGGCAATTATAGCGGTTAGTACGCCGCTGATGGCGCAAACACCGGAAGAGCGTGGGCTGGAGATATCTCAGGAAGCTAAACAGCGTGATCTTGGCTGGGGCGATATGCAGGCCGACATGCTAATGGTTCTGCGTAATAAACAGGGTGAAGAGAGCGTTCGTGAGATTCGACTCAAATCACTGGAGCAAGAGAATGATGGTGATAAAAGCTTGTCTGTTTTTGATAAGCCAAGAGATGTTAAAGGCACCGCGTTTCTAAGTTTCTCGCACCCGGTTGGGGCTGATGATCAGTGGCTCTATCTGCCAGCATTAAAGCGGGTTAAACGGATAGCATCCCGGAATAAATCGGGTCCGTTTATGGGATCTGAGTTTGCTTTCGAAGATTTGTCATCTTTTGAAATTGAAAAATATAGCTATAAATATATACAGGATGAGGCTTGCGAAGCGGGAGAGTGCTACGTGGTAGAGCAGTATCCGGTTGATAAGAATTCTGGTTACACCCGTCGGGTTGTCTGGCTGGACCATGATGAGTACCGCATCTGGAAAGTAGAGTTCTATGATCGTAAGAATAGTTTGTTGAAGACGCTGACCTTTCAGGGATATCAGCAGTATCTTGGCAAATACTGGCGTGCAGACCTGCAACAGATGACTAACCATCAGAACGGGAAAAGTACCGATCTTAAGTGGACGGGTTACCAGTTCCAGTCAGGTCTTAATGATGCTGATTTTAACAAGAATACCCTGAAACGGGCTCGATAATATGAATAAACAGCTATTGTCTGCAGGGCTCACTGCCTTGCTGTTAAGTGGCAGTGTTCAGGCTGAAGATGTCTTCTTTGAAATGACCGGCAAACTTTCCGGAGAGTTTCGAGGCTACATTGATGAGGGGAAATTTACTGGTCAGGATTATCAGACCAGTACTTCATTATCGATTGAACCTGAGCTGTTTTGGGAGCTGAATGGTGGCGATGATATCGTCACGTTTACGCCATTCTATCGTATAGATCAGCATGATGATGAGCGTACGCATGGCGATATTCGTGAGTTAAGCTGGATTCATGTGGCTGATGACTGGGAACTACGGACCGGCTTGCGCAGCGTGTTCTGGGGAGTCACCGAGTTTAATCACCTGGTTGATGTGATCAATCAGACAGACGGTATTGAAGACAGTGATGGTGAAGATAAGTTAGGTCAGCCGATGATTAACCTGTCTCTGGTGAAAGACTGGGGTATTGTTGATCTGTTTGTCCTGCCGGGATTCAGGGAGCGAACCTTTGCAGGTACTGACGGTCGCCTTCGCAGCGGCTTAGTGGTTGATACTGATAATGCCCGTTATGAGTCGGGAGATGGAGATCAGCATATAGATACAGCGATACGCTGGAGTCAGAGCTTTGATCTTTTTGATGTCGGCCTGTATTGGTTTAATGGCACAAACCGTGATCCTCGTTTTGAGGTAGGTATGAAAAACGCGATGCCGGTTCTTATACCTGTTTATGAGCAGATGAATCAGGTCGGTTTTGATGGTCAGGCGACCATTGATAGCTGGTTGTGGAAGCTTGAGTTGTTATGGCGTGATACATCCGCTGAACAATATACTGCGCTGCAAGCAGGGGTTGAATATACCTTCTACGGGATCGCTGAAAGTACAGTGGATTTGGGTGTTCTGGCCGAGTATGGCTGGGATGAGCGGGGCAAAAACGCTGATGCAAATTTTCAGAATGATCTGTTCATCGGTAGCCGTGTAACCTTGAATGATGAAGCCAGTACAGAATTTTTAGCCGGTGTCGGCTATGATGTTGATTATCAAAGCCATAGTTTTTTTGCTGAAGCCAGTAGCCGGTTTGGTGATAATTGGAAAGTCAGTTTAGATGCTCGTTTCTTTGATGCGGGAGACAGTCAGGATCCTATCGTCAATATTGAGCAGGACGACATGGTACAGCTGACAGCGGATTACTATTTCTGATAGATAATATTGACTGCTAAACCGCCGATATGGCGGTTTTTCTTTTTTTGTATTAAGGCGTTGATTGGCTTAATACCAGACTATAGTGAACAGACCGAACGCTTCAGGAGTTATTTATGAAACAGCTATTGATCGTTGCCCATGCGCCTTCTGAAAATACCCGTTTAATGGCTGAAGCTGTCGTAAATGGTGTTAATCACCCTGATATTGAGGGGATTGCTTGCCGTTGGCTTCCGCCTCTTGAAGCGACTCCGGAAGACCTTCTCGGCTGTGACGGAATTATCCTGGGGACAACCGAAAACCTGGGGTATATGAGCGGCGCCTTAAAAGATTTCTTTGACCGCTGTTACTATCCTTGTCTGGAGTTAAAGCAGGGGTTGCCTTGTGCCCTTTATGTGCGGGCGGGGCATGATGGTACTGGTACTTGCCGGGCAGTAGAAACAATTTGTACCGGTCTGCGATGGAGCTGGATTCAACCTCCGTTGGTGTGTAAGGGGGAGTGGGATAGCGAGTTCCTGAAACAATGTGAAACTCTGGGAACAACAATGGCAGCGGGACTGGAAATGGGAGTTTATTGATCTGATCCCCTATTTAGGCTAGTAGAAAAGGGTTGACTGCATTGTGTAGCGTATAACTTGTTATTATACTAACGTCTAAAATTTGATCCGCCAAAGGGCCTGCAAATGAAGAATATGGTGTTTACTGGAGTTGAGTGCGATGACCGTCGTATAGCTGGCGAATTGCAGGCTATGGGTTATTGCGAGTCGCATACCGAAGAGTCAAAATCTACTTTTAGTAAGTTGCTAGAAGCTGTCGGAAACTTCGTAACCTGGATGCGCTGGAAAGGTGAAGTGGGCGTATATGGCTGTCGGGTTGCTGCAGATCATGCCCGATTCATGGAATCTCGTGTTGAGGCATAGTTTTTAATTTAATGCACAAAAAAACCGCTCCTATGAGCGGTTTTTTTATACGTTTTTTAAGGGCACTCTTAACTTAATTTGGGTCGTTGACGAATTTGTTGAAACAGGACACCGCTGATAATCAGAACTAACCCTGCAATGGTTGAAAGCATTACTGGCTCATCTGCGATAGTTGCCAGTAATAGCAGTGATATCGGGGGAGATAGATACACTAAATTACTTAGTTGAGCGGTATTGTCGCTCATTCGCATCGCTTGCATCCATAAGAGGAAGGCAAATCCCATTTCGAAGGTGCCGATATAAATACCCCCGGCGACTGCCTGCCAGGGGACCAGGATAAAAGCGTTCTGCCATAACATCAGTACACTGAGAATAGGTAAACTCAGGCCAAAGCAGAGCATCAAAGAGACGACAGCGTCTCTTGGTCTGCGGGTATTTAAGATCCAGTAAGCGGCAAAGAAAACCGAGCTGCTCAGGCCTAATATCACGCCCAGAGGGTTTTTGAAGTCAAGTGCGAGAAACTGACCCTGAGTGGCAATAACAACCACGCCGCTGTAAGCCAGTACTATGCTCACCAGGTTTTTTAGGGTGAACTGCTGACCGAGGAAAGGCACTGCCATGATGCTGAGTACCACCGCCCAGGTGTAGTTCAACGCCTGAGCCTGTTGAGCTGGAAGCAGGTCGTAAGCGGCAAATAAAATCAGGTAGTAAAGGGTGGGGTTAAGCAGTGCCAGCAGGAGAAAATAACCCGGTGAATCACGTAGATATTGACGGGCCAGTGATTGTTTTTTTTGTAACAGAGTGGCAATAAAAAGAATTACGAAACTGGTGGTAACTGCGATCCACAGCATCTGTAACGGGCTGATCAGAGAAAGCGTTAGCTTGAAAGCGGTGGCAACCGTCGACCACATCAGGACGACGGCGAAGGCCAGAAACAGAGGCTTACGGTTCAAATCTATTGTCCATCATCAGAGTAGCTGAGACTCGATGTCCTTTACATCCTCCATAACCACAAAAGTACTGGTCTGAGTGACGTGGGGGAGTGATGAAATCTTTTCACCCAGGACTTCCCGATAGGATTCCATACCGGTAGTGCGTACCTTTAACAGGTAATCAAAGTTGGCGGCAATCATATGGCACTGTTCTATTTCAGGGATCTCTCGAACCGCATCATTAAATGCCTGTAATGCTCGGGTTTTGGTATCGTTCAGGGATACCTGAACAAAGGCAACATGTTTGGTACCGAGTTTCTTCTGATCGACCAGGGCGATATAGCCCAGAATATAACCCTGTTCTTCAAGCCGCTTCATACGAATCTGACAAGGTGTTTTTGACAGGCCTACCCGGGAAGCAAGTTCTGTCACTGTGATACGGGCATTTTTCTGCAACTCACGCAGAATGGCCATGTCGAGTTTGTCCAAATTATCCATATGATTTCACTGTTCTGGTTGTTCGTTGCTTTTATTTGTTGTTATGGAAAGGATACGGCTATAAAAAGTAAAAATACAGTGAAAAAGACTTCTAGACTTTTCCTATACTTGGTTATTAACTTATCTTTCCCGGTTTTTAGGCCTATCCTGAGTACTATTGGATAGAAAATATGGGGATTAGTGCTAAATTTCAGTGTTCTGCTTCATTGAATGGGCATTGATAAGGGAATAATAACAAGCCGGTACCTGCCGGGAATAGCAAGTGCTATCTGGAGTCTATACAACATGCATGATTTAGTCGGTCTGTCCAAATTGCAGATTATCGATCTGCTCAGCGAAAAACTCTGTGCTCAGGTGAGTAAAAGCCTGCATTCGTCAATGCAGATTTTCACCCAGCAATTTTTGAGTGTTGCAGCACCTGAGGAGTTGCAGGGCCGCTCGCTGGAATATATTTATTCTACTGCGCTGTCCTACTGGCAATTAATGCAGGATTTCCAGGCACCTGCTCCGGATGTTCGGGTGTTTAACCCTGATTACGAACAGCACGGCTGGCATTCGAATCATACTGTCATTCAGATTCATAACGTCGATGTACCTTTTCTGGTTGATTCCATAAGAATGGAATTAAACCGTCGGGGACTGGCTATTCTCAGTGTTAATAACTGTGTACTGGCCTGTGAACGTACCAAAGCCCATAAGTTGAAAAAAATTAAACCTGCTAAAGAGCGGGATGAAAACTCTCAGATGGAGTCGATGATCTACCTGGAGATCGAGCGTCACTCCGACCCTCAGTTGTTGGAGGAGTTGAGAAACAGTTTGCTGAGTGTTTTGGCTGATGTGAAAGCAGTGGTTGATGATTTCGTCCCGATTAAAGAAAAAGCGCTGGAAGTGAAAGAGGAACTGCGAGAGCGGGATGCAAATAGCCCGGAGATTAAGGAAACTCGTAAATTACTCGACTGGTTGTTGGATGATAATTTTATTTTCCAGGGCTATGAAGAAGTTGTTGTCAGCCAGAATGAAGGCAAAGTCTTTACCGATGTAGTGGCCGGAACGCAGTTGGGTACTCAGCGACAGATGTCGGCGCATGCGGAATTGAGTCAGTTGGAACAACAATTTGTGTTGGCTGAAAAACTGGCGATGTTCAGTAAAGACGTACAACGTTCAACAGTGCATCGATCTGTATATCGGGATCTGATTATTATAAAGCGGTTTGACGAATCAGGGAGCGTGATTGGTGAATGTCGCTTCTTTGGACTTTATACTTCGTCGGTATTTCTGACGAATCCCTTACGGATTCCAGTGGTACGGCAAAAACTGATAGGGATACTGTCTGAGTGTGGCTTCGAGCCAGGCGGACACAGTCATAAAGCACTGGTTCAGATTATCACTGATATGCCGCGAGAAGAGTTGATCCTGGCCGAAACTTCCGACCTGAAACGTACCAGTTTTGGTATTTTCAATATGCAGGAAAGGCGTCGTGCCTGCCTGTTTGTTCGTCAGGACTCCAGTAAGCGTTTTTATTCCTGTCTGTATTACATTCCACGTGATCTCTATACCACAAAGCTACGAAATACAGTGCTTCATTTGCTCTATAAAGGGCTTCACGGTCGGGATTATGAAGCGAACTCTCAAATTTCAGAATCGATCTTATCTCGGACACACTTTGTTATTTATAGCGATCCCGACCAGCAGGCTGAAGTTGATATTGCCACCATTGAAGCACGTATACTGGATGTTTCGCGTTCCTGGGATGATGACCTGAATGTCAGCTTGATTGATGCTTATGGAGAAGAGAAGGGCAGTCGCTTTGTAAATCGTTTCAGCGGCGCCTTTACAGCTGCCTACAAAGAAAACTTTTCTACCGGTAATGCGGTCTATGATCTGCAGCATATCTCCTATCTGAAATCAGATGATTCGATAGCAATGAGTTTTTACCGCTCGTTTGAGGAATCAGCGGGTATTCTTAAATTTAAGTTATTCAGCGTTGAACGCCCGTTGGTGCTGTCTGAAGTTATTCCGCTACTAGAAAATCTCGGCCTGAAGGTAATGAGCGAACACCCTTATGTGGTAACCGATCGGGATGAGAAACAGTATTGGATTAGTGATTTTCGCGTCAGCTATGGGCAGTTAGCGGTGGTTGAACTCGACCAGGTAAAAAGTATTCTGCAGGAAGCTTTTGCAAAGGTTTGGGATGGGCAGGCGGATAGTGATGAATTTAACCGACTAGTTATTGCCGGAGGGCTGAACTGGCGTAACGTTGCGATGCTACGGGCTTATGCGCGTTATATTAAGCAGCTTAGATTCGGTTTCTCTCAACCCTTTATGGCTGATGTGTTAGTGCGTAATGTTGCAGTTACACAACAGCTGGTGGCGTTGTTCAGAAGCAGGTTTCAGCCAGATATGCTGGATTCAGAGCATGAGCAGAAAATCGAAGAGAGTATTCTTGCTGCGCTTGAAGGTGTTAGTAGTCTGGATGATGACAAGATTCTTCGGCGCTTTATGGTGGTAATAAAAGCCACCCTACGGACTAACTTCTATCAAAAAAATGAGGGTCAGGACAAAGCCTACTTCTCTTTCAAAATTGACTCGCAGTCGATACCTGAGATTCCTGAGCCTAAACCGAAATTTGAAGTCTTTGTTTATTCTCCCCGTATTGAAGGGGTCCATCTGCGTGTCGGTAAAGTTGCGCGGGGAGGCCTGCGCTGGTCAGATCGAATGGAGGATTACCGCACCGAGGTACTTGGCCTGGTTAAAGCACAGCAGGTTAAAAACTCGGTAATAGTACCGATGGGTGCTAAAGGTTGCTTTATCTGTAAGCGGATGCCCGAAACATCGGATAGAGAAGTGATTCAGGCGGAAGGCATTGAATGTTATAAGACCTATATCCGTGGATTATTAGATATAACCGATAATCTGGTGGCGGGTGACGTGGTTCACCCAGAGTCTGTGGTTCGCCACGATGAGGATGATACCTATCTGGTAGTTGCTGCTGATAAGGGTACGGCGACGTTCTCTGATATCGCAAATTCTATCTCTGAAGAGTATGGTTTCTGGCTGGGCGATGCATTTGCTTCTGGGGGAAGTCAGGGTTATGACCACAAAGGAATGGGGATCACGGCCCGTGGGGCCTGGGAATCAGTTAAACTCCATTTTCGTGAAAGAGGTTTAAATACCCAGCAGGAGGCGTTCACGGTTATTGGTATTGGGGATATGGCCGGCGATGTATTCGGAAACGGTATGTTGTTATCTGAAACCATCAGTCTGGTGGCGGCCTTTAATCACATGCACATATTTATCGACCCTAATCCTGAGATTGCCAGTTCCTTTATAGAGCGTAAACGCTTGTTTGAGTTACCCCGTTCAAGCTGGACTGATTACAATGCTAAATTAATCAGTAAAGGGGGAGGGCTCTTTGCGCGTTCAGCCAAGTGGATCGATATCTCGCCTGAGATGAAAGATCGGTTTGCTATTACCGCGGACCGTCTTGCCCCGACTGATCTGATCAATGCGTTACTAAAAGCGCCTGTCGACATGCTCTGGAATGGCGGTATCGGTACCTACGTGAAAGCGACTCAGGAAACCCATGCGGAGGTAGGCGACAAAGCCAATGACAACTTGCGAGTCAATGGCCACGAGCTGAATTGTAAGGTGTTAGGTGAAGGCGGTAACCTTGGTTTTACCCAGTTAGGTCGTATTGAATTTGCGTTGAAAGGCGGAGCATCGAATACGGACTTTATTGATAATGCTGGTGGTGTGGACTGTTCCGACCACGAGGTCAACATTAAAATACTGCTAAATGAACTGGTCAATCAGGGCGATATGACCATGAAACAGCGTAATCAGCTGTTACGTGAGATGACCGATGATGTAGCAGAGTTAGTGTTGAAAAACAACTACCGTCAGGCTCAGGCGCTCAATATAGCTGAAAGCCATGCTCAGACGTCGCTGGATGATTACCTGCGGTTGATTCATAGTTTGGAGCGAGAGGGTAAACTGAATCCCGAACTGGAATTTCTTCCGACTCTGAAAGAGCTTGATCGTCGTAAGGAACAGGGGCAGGGGCTAACCCGGCCGGAACTCTCAGTATTGATCTGCTATGCCCGAATTGAGCTTAAACAGGCGTTGATTAATTCGTGGCTGACTGAAGATAAAGGCTTTTCCAAAGAGATGGAAACCGCTTTTCCTGCTCGTTTGCTTGAACAGTTTCCTGAAGCGTTACATAACCACCGGCTACGTCGCGAGATTACAGCGACTCAGATCGCTAATGATCTTGTTAATCGCATGGGAATCACGTTTGTGCACAGCCTTAGTGCTGCTATTGGTGTGAGTTATGCCCAGATTGCTGCTGCTTATATGGTCGCTCGTGAAGTTTTCGATATTGAAAATCAATGGCAACAAATCGAATCTTTAGATAATCAGGTGTCGGCTGAATTGCAGGTCGCGATGATGAAAGACTTGGTGCAACTTCTGGCGCGCGGTACTCAATGGCTCTTGCGTCACCACCGTGAGGGGCTGGATATTCAGCATTGTCTGGAGATTTATAAACCGGCGATTGATCAGGTTGTGGCATCAGATGCATCTATTCACAAGGTTATTCCAGCAGATCGACTAATAGAAAAATATGAACGGTATACCGATGCCGGGGTGCCTGGTCAGTTGTCAGCCTTCTGTGCCGCCAGTGAAAATATTTATTGGTTGTTGGATGTAATTGATGTTGCACGTGATACCGATGAAGATGTTGAGCAGGTTGCTAAAACCTACTTTGGTGTTGGCACTAGTCTTAATTTAATCTGGCTGGACTTTCAAATCCGACAATTCAGTAGTGTTAATCATTGGCAGGCACTGGCTAAAAATAGTTATCGGATCGAACTGGATAACCAGCATCGGGCGCTGACGCTTAAGGTATTACAATCCGGAGAACCGGAAAGTAGTGTCGAGCAGCGCTTAGAGCATTGGCAACAGAATAAATCTGTTCAACTGGAACGCTGGCACGATACTCTCAGAGAGATACAAAATACCAAACTGATCGATTGCGCTATTTTTTCTGTCGCTCTCAGTGTTCTGCTGGAACTGAGCTAAGGGAATTGCTTCCTAGTGGCTAATGTAGCTGTGTTTAACCTGCTTTAGCTAAGGGTATGAAAAACGATTCAGAGTAACCCTCTGAATCGTTTTTTTTAATGTATTGGCATTCGTCTCGTTATTAGAAGAAATTATTTTAAATTCTCCATGTTCTTGGCTCAAAAACGATTAAATAGTCTTTTTATTTTACGTAAACAGGAAAAAGGCCTTTTGGTTGTTCTGTAAGCTAATGGCTTCATCTGGCCCTGAATATGCTTTGGTTGTTGTGAATGAAATGTCTGACTGTTCCTAATGGCTGGAACAGGTGCATAGCATTAACTTGAGTCGCTTTGGGGCAAATGGTTGAGGAATAGATCGGCAGGAAGCCGGATCATAAAAAATAAAACAAATTTTCGATGAGGTTCAAAAATGATAACGCTTACTTTTATCATCTATCTGGCACTTATGCTGGCGATCGGTGTTGTTGCATACCGCCGTACTCAGGATCTGTCCGATTATGTTTTGGGTGGTCGTAATCTGGGGCCGCTTCCCAGTGCGTTAAGTGCTGGTGCTTCCGATATGAGTGGTTGGTTGTTGATGGGACTGCCTGGCTATGCAATGTCAGCGGGTTATGGCTCTTTCTGGCTGGCGGGTGGTTTGCTAGTCGGCACCTGGTTGAACTGGCTGGTGGTTGCGCAGCGTCTGCGGGTATATTCTCAGGTGGCTGACAACGCATTAACTCTGCCCGCTTTTTTCG
The genomic region above belongs to Amphritea japonica ATCC BAA-1530 and contains:
- a CDS encoding efflux RND transporter permease subunit, yielding MKDKLFTFVLKHPVWVLLTAIVLVMAAAAGAKNLVFKSDYRVFFSADNPQLIAYESMQNIYNKSDNVAFIIAPADGNVFTEETLSAVSQITTDAWQIPYSTRVDSVTNFQHTWAEEDDMIVEDLVMEDAELTPEKLQSIKTIALSEPLMLSKLISAQGHVTVVNVTVQLPGVNPVAEVPEVVEKVREIQQKYMAENPGLEIKLSGIVMMNNSFAEASLNDNATLVPAMFGVVIVLMLILLRTFTGTISTVVIIAASIAGAMGLAGWGGLYLTGPSAGAPTMILTLAVADCIHILSTMFFEMRQGVEKKKALMDSLRINFQPIMLTSVTTAIGFLSMNFSDSPPFRDLGNIVAVGVMLAFILSVTLFPALLMVLPIKVKVRTEEDSDYMRSLAGFVTGKRKLLLPLMSVIMICLIAFLPQNKLNDDFVKYFDTSVPFRQATDFMQDNLSGMTQLEISVNSGESSGINDPAYLATLGKFTEWLRVQPETDHVNTITDTLMRLNKNMHADDAEYYRLPKDRELSAQYLLLYEMSLPYGLDLNNQLNVDKSSTRLVGTFKNMTSNELVLLETRIQDWFVDNAPGLEAQVTGPNLMFAHISQRNIISMLSGIAMALVLISVLLGFALRSVRFGLISLIPNLAPAAMGFGMWYLIDGQVGLGLSVVAGMTLGIVVDDTVHFLSKYLHARRERNADSVAAVQYAFGSVGRALWITTFVLVAGFMVLAQSSFKINADMGFLTAVTILIALIVDFLFLPPLLMKLDGSKKETKIAVEQGESNEVK
- a CDS encoding outer membrane lipoprotein-sorting protein; the encoded protein is MKLSNSINIFLAAIIAVSTPLMAQTPEERGLEISQEAKQRDLGWGDMQADMLMVLRNKQGEESVREIRLKSLEQENDGDKSLSVFDKPRDVKGTAFLSFSHPVGADDQWLYLPALKRVKRIASRNKSGPFMGSEFAFEDLSSFEIEKYSYKYIQDEACEAGECYVVEQYPVDKNSGYTRRVVWLDHDEYRIWKVEFYDRKNSLLKTLTFQGYQQYLGKYWRADLQQMTNHQNGKSTDLKWTGYQFQSGLNDADFNKNTLKRAR
- a CDS encoding flavodoxin family protein is translated as MKQLLIVAHAPSENTRLMAEAVVNGVNHPDIEGIACRWLPPLEATPEDLLGCDGIILGTTENLGYMSGALKDFFDRCYYPCLELKQGLPCALYVRAGHDGTGTCRAVETICTGLRWSWIQPPLVCKGEWDSEFLKQCETLGTTMAAGLEMGVY
- a CDS encoding DMT family transporter, whose protein sequence is MNRKPLFLAFAVVLMWSTVATAFKLTLSLISPLQMLWIAVTTSFVILFIATLLQKKQSLARQYLRDSPGYFLLLALLNPTLYYLILFAAYDLLPAQQAQALNYTWAVVLSIMAVPFLGQQFTLKNLVSIVLAYSGVVVIATQGQFLALDFKNPLGVILGLSSSVFFAAYWILNTRRPRDAVVSLMLCFGLSLPILSVLMLWQNAFILVPWQAVAGGIYIGTFEMGFAFLLWMQAMRMSDNTAQLSNLVYLSPPISLLLLATIADEPVMLSTIAGLVLIISGVLFQQIRQRPKLS
- a CDS encoding Lrp/AsnC family transcriptional regulator; the encoded protein is MDNLDKLDMAILRELQKNARITVTELASRVGLSKTPCQIRMKRLEEQGYILGYIALVDQKKLGTKHVAFVQVSLNDTKTRALQAFNDAVREIPEIEQCHMIAANFDYLLKVRTTGMESYREVLGEKISSLPHVTQTSTFVVMEDVKDIESQLL
- a CDS encoding NAD-glutamate dehydrogenase, producing the protein MHDLVGLSKLQIIDLLSEKLCAQVSKSLHSSMQIFTQQFLSVAAPEELQGRSLEYIYSTALSYWQLMQDFQAPAPDVRVFNPDYEQHGWHSNHTVIQIHNVDVPFLVDSIRMELNRRGLAILSVNNCVLACERTKAHKLKKIKPAKERDENSQMESMIYLEIERHSDPQLLEELRNSLLSVLADVKAVVDDFVPIKEKALEVKEELRERDANSPEIKETRKLLDWLLDDNFIFQGYEEVVVSQNEGKVFTDVVAGTQLGTQRQMSAHAELSQLEQQFVLAEKLAMFSKDVQRSTVHRSVYRDLIIIKRFDESGSVIGECRFFGLYTSSVFLTNPLRIPVVRQKLIGILSECGFEPGGHSHKALVQIITDMPREELILAETSDLKRTSFGIFNMQERRRACLFVRQDSSKRFYSCLYYIPRDLYTTKLRNTVLHLLYKGLHGRDYEANSQISESILSRTHFVIYSDPDQQAEVDIATIEARILDVSRSWDDDLNVSLIDAYGEEKGSRFVNRFSGAFTAAYKENFSTGNAVYDLQHISYLKSDDSIAMSFYRSFEESAGILKFKLFSVERPLVLSEVIPLLENLGLKVMSEHPYVVTDRDEKQYWISDFRVSYGQLAVVELDQVKSILQEAFAKVWDGQADSDEFNRLVIAGGLNWRNVAMLRAYARYIKQLRFGFSQPFMADVLVRNVAVTQQLVALFRSRFQPDMLDSEHEQKIEESILAALEGVSSLDDDKILRRFMVVIKATLRTNFYQKNEGQDKAYFSFKIDSQSIPEIPEPKPKFEVFVYSPRIEGVHLRVGKVARGGLRWSDRMEDYRTEVLGLVKAQQVKNSVIVPMGAKGCFICKRMPETSDREVIQAEGIECYKTYIRGLLDITDNLVAGDVVHPESVVRHDEDDTYLVVAADKGTATFSDIANSISEEYGFWLGDAFASGGSQGYDHKGMGITARGAWESVKLHFRERGLNTQQEAFTVIGIGDMAGDVFGNGMLLSETISLVAAFNHMHIFIDPNPEIASSFIERKRLFELPRSSWTDYNAKLISKGGGLFARSAKWIDISPEMKDRFAITADRLAPTDLINALLKAPVDMLWNGGIGTYVKATQETHAEVGDKANDNLRVNGHELNCKVLGEGGNLGFTQLGRIEFALKGGASNTDFIDNAGGVDCSDHEVNIKILLNELVNQGDMTMKQRNQLLREMTDDVAELVLKNNYRQAQALNIAESHAQTSLDDYLRLIHSLEREGKLNPELEFLPTLKELDRRKEQGQGLTRPELSVLICYARIELKQALINSWLTEDKGFSKEMETAFPARLLEQFPEALHNHRLRREITATQIANDLVNRMGITFVHSLSAAIGVSYAQIAAAYMVAREVFDIENQWQQIESLDNQVSAELQVAMMKDLVQLLARGTQWLLRHHREGLDIQHCLEIYKPAIDQVVASDASIHKVIPADRLIEKYERYTDAGVPGQLSAFCAASENIYWLLDVIDVARDTDEDVEQVAKTYFGVGTSLNLIWLDFQIRQFSSVNHWQALAKNSYRIELDNQHRALTLKVLQSGEPESSVEQRLEHWQQNKSVQLERWHDTLREIQNTKLIDCAIFSVALSVLLELS